One window from the genome of [Clostridium] celerecrescens 18A encodes:
- a CDS encoding GNAT family N-acetyltransferase produces the protein MITYKKVDKTYFTQYDLIPMRVHVSSYYKIDKINRGLSGFNLVETPIKPYVKDFCTGEDETVMRWGSQWDISTWAFFMAFDGDKPIGAATIVSRTKGINMLSNRDDLAVLWDIRVDDTYKQQKVGQTLFDMAANWCRSQGLVQMKIECQNNNVPACKFYHKQGATLSVIDEYAYYNEPEYRHETQFIWFLNL, from the coding sequence ATGATTACATATAAAAAGGTGGATAAGACATATTTCACACAATATGACTTAATTCCTATGCGTGTTCATGTTTCTAGTTATTATAAAATAGATAAAATTAATCGTGGATTAAGTGGTTTCAATCTTGTCGAAACCCCTATAAAACCTTATGTAAAAGACTTTTGTACTGGCGAAGACGAAACGGTAATGCGTTGGGGAAGTCAATGGGATATTTCAACTTGGGCTTTTTTCATGGCTTTTGATGGTGATAAACCAATAGGAGCAGCAACAATTGTATCACGTACAAAAGGAATAAATATGCTTTCAAATAGGGATGACCTTGCAGTATTATGGGATATTCGTGTGGATGATACATACAAGCAGCAAAAAGTTGGTCAAACATTATTTGACATGGCTGCAAATTGGTGTCGCAGTCAAGGACTTGTACAAATGAAAATAGAATGTCAGAACAATAATGTTCCTGCCTGTAAATTTTATCATAAACAAGGAGCAACTCTTAGTGTGATTGATGAGTATGCATATTATAATGAACCTGAATATAGGCATGAGACTCAATTTATTTGGTTTTTAAATTTATAA
- a CDS encoding GTP-binding protein: MKITFGILAHVDAGKTTFSEQVLYREGVIRALGRVDAKNACMDHDDIERERGITIFSDMAGFTHGKDTYYLIDTPGHTDFSAEMERALEIMDYAVLMINGTDGIQGHTEAIWNLLERYHIPVFLFINKLDVISASYERVLTEIRERFSGNILDFQGISIKKGNEASLTDDFIENVSEWDEALLDKWLNGSITFDDVRPAVVSQIKNRKLFPCFGGSALIGEGIEAFLNIFYSYTDTSYPVSAPFRGRVFKIRYDVHGERMTYLKILSGILNVRDSLSADEKVHQIRTFQGERFTALQTASAGDVVAVTGLRTTRAGQGLGECCDTVVPALQPTLQARALYSPEIPDRAILKMFHILEEEEPGLSVVWEESLRQLKVNIMGKIQLEVLEQVVLERFQTKISFGQPEIIYMETVEEPVTGYGHFEPLRHYAEVALRIEPGERGKGITFESQCHVDRLGINYQNLVRTHVFETIHKGVLTGSELTDIKVILVDGISHIKHTEGGDFREAVYRAVRQGLMKAKNLLLEPYYSFTILIPDPLTGRVLTDITKYSGRFEAPVPDGSGRTVIRGQGPVASFMNYGEELMVMSGGKGSISMAFSHYDKCHNEAQVLDHYQYNPNEDINNPSCSVFCQKGTSFVVNWDHAEEYMHTLR, from the coding sequence ATGAAGATAACTTTTGGAATTTTGGCCCATGTAGACGCCGGAAAAACCACTTTTTCGGAGCAGGTATTATACAGAGAAGGGGTAATCAGGGCTCTGGGCCGTGTAGATGCTAAAAACGCATGTATGGATCATGATGATATCGAAAGGGAGAGAGGAATAACCATATTTTCAGATATGGCCGGCTTTACCCATGGCAAAGATACTTATTATCTGATTGATACGCCTGGCCATACAGACTTTTCCGCTGAGATGGAACGGGCCTTGGAGATCATGGACTATGCAGTTCTTATGATCAACGGCACAGATGGAATACAGGGCCACACAGAGGCCATATGGAACCTGCTGGAGCGTTATCATATACCTGTTTTTTTATTTATTAATAAACTTGATGTGATATCTGCATCTTATGAAAGAGTTTTAACAGAGATTCGTGAACGTTTTTCAGGTAATATCCTGGATTTTCAAGGCATTAGCATTAAGAAGGGAAATGAGGCTTCCCTGACAGACGATTTCATTGAGAATGTATCTGAATGGGATGAAGCATTACTGGATAAATGGTTGAATGGAAGTATTACATTTGATGACGTAAGACCTGCCGTTGTTTCTCAGATTAAAAACCGGAAGCTATTCCCCTGTTTTGGCGGCAGCGCTTTAATAGGAGAGGGAATAGAAGCATTTCTTAATATCTTTTATAGTTACACAGACACTTCCTATCCGGTATCAGCTCCTTTTAGAGGAAGAGTGTTTAAGATCCGATATGATGTACATGGAGAGCGTATGACGTATTTGAAGATATTAAGCGGCATTCTCAATGTCCGGGATTCTTTATCAGCGGATGAGAAGGTTCATCAGATAAGGACATTTCAGGGAGAACGTTTTACGGCCCTTCAGACGGCTTCTGCAGGAGATGTGGTGGCTGTCACCGGGCTTCGGACTACCAGGGCAGGCCAAGGGCTTGGGGAGTGCTGTGATACGGTAGTTCCGGCACTTCAACCCACCCTTCAGGCAAGAGCCCTGTACTCGCCTGAGATACCCGACCGGGCAATCTTAAAGATGTTTCACATTCTGGAGGAAGAAGAACCTGGGCTAAGTGTGGTATGGGAAGAGTCTTTGCGGCAGTTAAAAGTGAATATCATGGGTAAAATACAGCTTGAGGTTCTGGAACAGGTTGTGTTAGAAAGATTTCAGACAAAGATATCCTTTGGACAGCCAGAGATCATCTATATGGAAACCGTAGAGGAACCGGTTACAGGGTATGGACATTTTGAACCCCTTCGCCATTATGCGGAAGTAGCATTAAGGATAGAACCCGGTGAGCGGGGGAAGGGGATTACATTTGAGAGTCAATGTCATGTGGACAGACTTGGGATCAATTATCAGAATCTGGTGCGTACCCATGTGTTTGAAACCATTCATAAAGGAGTTTTGACCGGATCTGAGTTGACGGATATTAAGGTTATTCTGGTTGATGGAATTTCTCATATTAAGCATACTGAGGGCGGCGATTTTCGTGAAGCAGTATACCGGGCGGTTCGCCAGGGGCTTATGAAGGCCAAAAACCTACTTCTGGAGCCTTATTACAGTTTTACGATATTAATCCCGGATCCATTAACTGGAAGGGTATTAACTGACATTACAAAATATTCCGGCCGGTTTGAAGCTCCGGTTCCGGATGGAAGTGGAAGAACTGTAATAAGAGGTCAGGGTCCTGTTGCCTCATTTATGAATTACGGAGAAGAGCTGATGGTAATGTCCGGAGGCAAGGGAAGTATATCTATGGCGTTTTCTCATTATGATAAATGTCATAATGAAGCCCAAGTTCTTGATCATTATCAATATAACCCAAATGAGGATATTAATAATCCTTCTTGTTCCGTATTCTGCCAAAAGGGAACTTCGTTTGTAGTTAATTGGGATCATGCAGAAGAATATATGCATACTCTTAGGTAA
- a CDS encoding LysM peptidoglycan-binding domain-containing protein has product MMKQLIALSLVVLLGSHFFGNSIMNALAGETEIPALEKYYTSIEIQKGDSLWSIAGTYLENSGMTTAQYVKELKNINGLKEDTIHSGQYLTVVYFASDSDSGVR; this is encoded by the coding sequence ATGATGAAGCAATTAATTGCACTGTCATTGGTCGTTTTACTTGGTTCTCATTTTTTTGGCAATTCTATAATGAATGCCCTTGCCGGAGAGACGGAAATTCCGGCGTTGGAGAAGTATTATACCAGCATTGAGATCCAAAAGGGGGACAGCTTATGGAGCATTGCCGGAACGTATCTGGAGAACAGTGGTATGACCACTGCCCAATATGTAAAAGAATTAAAAAACATAAACGGATTAAAAGAAGATACCATACACAGCGGACAGTATCTGACTGTCGTATACTTTGCATCTGATTCTGATTCAGGAGTGAGATAA
- the lexA gene encoding transcriptional repressor LexA → MAQERITPKQQEILEYIKETILKKGYPPAVREICEAVCLKSTSSVHSHLETLEEKGYIRRDPTKPRTIEIIDDCFQLTRREVVNVPLLGTVAAGQPLYAEENIENYYPIPADILPNAETFMLKVKGNSMINAGILEGDQIIVEHCPTAHNGEIVVALVDDSATVKRFFKEKGHYRLQPENDSMDPIIVDNVEILGKVIGLFRLGIH, encoded by the coding sequence ATGGCGCAAGAGAGAATTACCCCAAAACAGCAGGAAATTTTGGAATATATAAAAGAAACAATATTAAAGAAGGGTTATCCACCGGCAGTCAGGGAGATTTGCGAAGCGGTCTGTTTAAAATCAACATCATCCGTTCACTCTCACCTGGAAACGCTCGAAGAAAAAGGATACATAAGAAGAGACCCAACCAAGCCCAGAACCATTGAGATCATAGACGACTGCTTTCAGCTGACTCGCAGGGAAGTTGTAAACGTTCCGCTTCTTGGTACCGTAGCGGCCGGACAACCTCTTTATGCAGAGGAAAACATTGAGAATTATTATCCCATACCAGCTGACATTCTTCCAAACGCTGAGACCTTCATGTTAAAAGTTAAGGGAAACAGCATGATTAATGCAGGCATACTTGAGGGTGATCAGATTATTGTTGAACACTGCCCGACAGCCCATAACGGCGAAATTGTGGTGGCATTGGTTGATGATTCCGCAACTGTAAAACGGTTTTTTAAAGAAAAGGGACATTACCGCCTGCAGCCAGAGAATGATTCCATGGATCCGATTATTGTAGACAATGTTGAGATCCTGGGTAAAGTAATCGGTCTGTTCCGTTTGGGGATTCATTGA
- the rsfS gene encoding ribosome silencing factor: MNQSVEMVKTAFAALSDKKGEDIRIIDICKVSVMADYFIIASGNNANQVQAMVDNVEEELGKKGFVCKQIEGYQSANWILMDYGDIIVHVFDRENRLFYDLERIWRDGKKIEADELEALS, encoded by the coding sequence ATGAATCAGTCAGTAGAGATGGTAAAAACCGCTTTTGCGGCTTTATCAGATAAAAAAGGGGAAGATATCAGAATTATTGATATCTGCAAAGTATCCGTAATGGCAGATTATTTTATTATTGCCAGCGGTAACAATGCAAATCAGGTACAGGCCATGGTTGACAATGTAGAGGAAGAACTTGGAAAAAAGGGATTTGTCTGCAAACAGATAGAGGGCTATCAGTCTGCTAACTGGATACTCATGGATTATGGTGATATCATTGTCCATGTATTTGATCGTGAAAATCGTTTGTTCTATGATCTGGAAAGAATCTGGAGAGATGGAAAGAAAATTGAGGCTGACGAATTGGAAGCTTTATCATAA
- the yqeK gene encoding bis(5'-nucleosyl)-tetraphosphatase (symmetrical) YqeK — protein MKDLILELRNDLKGSLTPSRFEHTISVSFICTALAMRYGCDLNKAELAGLLHDCAKPYGDEDIIKKCKKQDLPLTDDELRAPVVLHAKYGAWLAEHKYRINDDEILNAIRWHTTGRAEMSILEKIVFTADYIEPRRNRAVNLALVRSVAFVDLDECVYQILKETLDYLEGKGSFVDSMSKQAYAYYKQVHEEKKGEQG, from the coding sequence ATGAAGGATCTTATCTTAGAGTTGAGAAATGATTTAAAGGGGAGTTTAACTCCTTCCAGGTTTGAGCATACGATCAGTGTATCATTTATTTGCACCGCATTGGCTATGCGCTATGGATGTGATTTAAATAAAGCGGAGCTGGCCGGCCTGCTTCATGATTGTGCCAAGCCTTATGGTGATGAAGATATTATTAAAAAATGCAAGAAACAAGATCTTCCATTGACTGACGACGAATTGAGGGCCCCGGTCGTACTCCATGCAAAATATGGGGCATGGCTTGCTGAGCATAAATACCGCATCAATGACGATGAGATCTTAAACGCGATCCGGTGGCATACCACCGGCAGAGCAGAGATGTCCATATTGGAAAAAATCGTTTTTACGGCGGATTATATTGAACCCAGACGCAACAGAGCGGTGAATCTGGCTCTTGTGCGGTCTGTAGCTTTTGTGGACTTAGATGAGTGTGTTTATCAGATCCTTAAGGAAACCTTGGATTATCTGGAAGGAAAAGGCAGTTTTGTGGACTCTATGTCAAAGCAGGCATATGCTTATTATAAGCAGGTTCACGAAGAAAAGAAGGGAGAACAAGGATGA
- the nadD gene encoding nicotinate-nucleotide adenylyltransferase: MGRIGIMGGTFDPIHNGHLMIGRQAYKEYGLNEVWYMPSGHPPHKKNRNVSVPATRLAMTELAVKDHEGLVCSDFEVRRTGNTYTAQTLRLLHEEYPEHSFYFIIGADSLYEIENWYEPDQVLTQAVILTARREYEEADRPMDRQIAYLANKYGADIRTLHCGEMDISSAELRRMIASGQSISDYVPREVIEYIEAHGLYQELEP, from the coding sequence ATGGGTAGAATAGGCATTATGGGCGGTACGTTTGATCCAATCCACAATGGACATTTAATGATTGGCAGGCAGGCATATAAGGAATATGGCTTAAATGAAGTCTGGTATATGCCTTCCGGACATCCGCCTCATAAAAAGAACCGTAATGTGTCAGTACCGGCTACCCGTCTTGCCATGACAGAACTTGCCGTGAAAGATCATGAAGGCTTAGTCTGTTCGGATTTTGAAGTAAGGCGAACCGGAAATACGTATACGGCGCAGACGTTAAGATTACTGCACGAAGAATATCCGGAGCATTCTTTTTATTTCATCATTGGAGCTGATTCTTTATATGAGATTGAGAATTGGTATGAGCCGGACCAGGTGTTGACCCAGGCAGTCATATTGACTGCCCGGCGGGAATATGAGGAAGCGGACCGTCCCATGGACAGGCAGATAGCTTATCTGGCCAACAAGTATGGCGCGGATATCCGCACGCTTCACTGCGGGGAAATGGATATCTCTTCTGCAGAGCTACGCCGCATGATTGCCAGTGGGCAGTCCATATCAGACTATGTACCGCGGGAGGTCATCGAATATATTGAAGCCCACGGTTTATATCAGGAGTTGGAACCATGA
- the yhbY gene encoding ribosome assembly RNA-binding protein YhbY — MTSKQRSYLKGLAMNIDPIFQIGKSSLTPEITNGVAEALEARELIKITVLKNCLDDGSSIAEVLAERTHSEVVQVIGRKIILYKQAKEENKRKIVLPK, encoded by the coding sequence ATGACAAGTAAGCAGAGATCCTATTTAAAGGGATTGGCGATGAATATAGATCCTATCTTCCAGATTGGAAAGTCCAGCCTGACACCTGAGATCACCAATGGGGTTGCAGAGGCACTGGAAGCCAGAGAATTAATAAAGATTACGGTACTAAAGAATTGCCTGGATGATGGAAGCAGTATTGCTGAAGTATTAGCAGAGAGAACTCACTCCGAGGTCGTTCAGGTGATCGGAAGAAAGATTATCCTTTATAAGCAGGCGAAAGAGGAAAACAAAAGGAAGATCGTGCTTCCAAAATAA
- the obgE gene encoding GTPase ObgE: MFADRAKIFIRSGKGGDGHVSFRREIYVPCGGPDGGDGGRGGDIIFEVDEGLNTLSDFRHIHKYTAQDGESGGKRRCHGKDGGNLVIKVPEGTVLKDFESGKVIADMSGENRREVILRGGKGGQGNMHYATPTMQAPKYAQPGQPCQELWVQLELKVIADVGLVGFPNVGKSTLLSRVSNARPKIANYHFTTLNPHLGVVDMDGGKGFVMADIPGLIEGASEGVGLGHDFLRHIERTRVLVHVVDAASTEGRDPIADIHAINKELKAYNPELMERPQIIAANKTDAIFDDGEDPVEKLKAEFEPQGVKVYPISAVSGKGVKELLYAIYELLQTVNLSPIIFEKEFDVKSLGDALLPYSVEVTEDGVYVVEGPRIEKMLGYTNLESEKGFTFFQKFLKENGILDELEQAGIEEGDTVRMYGLEFDYYK; this comes from the coding sequence ATGTTTGCCGATAGAGCAAAAATATTTATAAGGTCCGGAAAAGGCGGTGACGGTCATGTCAGTTTCCGCAGGGAAATTTATGTTCCGTGCGGCGGTCCTGACGGCGGTGACGGCGGCCGCGGCGGTGATATTATATTTGAGGTAGATGAAGGCCTTAACACATTAAGTGATTTCCGGCATATTCACAAATATACCGCACAGGACGGGGAATCAGGCGGAAAACGCCGATGCCATGGAAAAGACGGCGGAAACCTGGTGATCAAAGTTCCGGAAGGCACAGTGCTCAAGGATTTTGAGTCCGGAAAAGTTATTGCCGATATGTCCGGCGAGAACCGCAGGGAAGTTATATTAAGAGGTGGCAAAGGCGGACAGGGGAATATGCATTATGCAACTCCTACCATGCAGGCCCCCAAATATGCCCAGCCTGGCCAGCCTTGCCAGGAACTTTGGGTACAGCTTGAATTAAAGGTGATTGCGGATGTAGGTCTAGTTGGTTTTCCAAACGTTGGAAAATCCACACTTCTTTCCAGAGTCAGCAATGCAAGGCCTAAAATAGCCAATTATCATTTTACAACCTTGAACCCACATTTAGGCGTTGTGGATATGGATGGAGGAAAGGGCTTTGTTATGGCTGATATTCCAGGGCTTATTGAGGGCGCTTCTGAGGGTGTTGGATTAGGACATGATTTTCTCCGTCATATTGAGCGGACAAGAGTCCTGGTTCATGTGGTGGATGCCGCATCTACGGAAGGAAGAGATCCTATTGCGGATATCCATGCAATCAATAAGGAGCTGAAGGCTTATAATCCGGAATTGATGGAACGTCCTCAAATCATTGCAGCCAATAAGACTGATGCGATATTTGATGACGGTGAAGATCCGGTTGAAAAGCTTAAGGCGGAATTTGAACCCCAGGGTGTTAAGGTTTATCCTATATCTGCAGTAAGCGGTAAGGGAGTAAAAGAATTGTTATATGCTATCTATGAATTGCTTCAGACTGTGAATTTAAGTCCGATTATATTTGAAAAGGAATTCGATGTTAAGAGCCTGGGGGATGCACTTCTTCCTTATTCTGTGGAAGTAACAGAAGATGGAGTTTACGTGGTAGAAGGTCCCCGTATTGAAAAGATGTTAGGCTATACGAATCTGGAATCAGAAAAAGGTTTTACCTTCTTCCAGAAATTCTTAAAAGAAAACGGAATTTTAGATGAGCTGGAACAGGCGGGAATTGAAGAAGGAGATACGGTCCGCATGTATGGTCTTGAATTTGACTATTACAAATAG
- the rpmA gene encoding 50S ribosomal protein L27: MLRMNLQFFAHKKGVGSTKNGRDSEAKRLGAKRADGQFVLAGNILYRQRGTHIHPGINVGRGGDDTLFALVDGVVRFERKGRDKKQVSVYPKAINE; encoded by the coding sequence ATGTTAAGAATGAACCTTCAATTTTTCGCTCATAAAAAGGGTGTTGGTTCTACCAAGAACGGTAGAGATTCCGAGGCTAAGAGATTAGGTGCCAAGAGAGCTGACGGTCAGTTCGTGTTAGCAGGCAATATTCTTTATAGACAGCGCGGAACTCACATTCATCCAGGCATCAACGTAGGCCGTGGCGGTGATGATACATTATTCGCTTTAGTGGATGGCGTTGTAAGATTTGAGAGAAAAGGCAGAGACAAAAAGCAGGTTTCTGTTTATCCAAAAGCAATTAACGAATAA
- a CDS encoding ribosomal-processing cysteine protease Prp: MIRVTVLVDSEQHYTGIQMLGHAGLSDDHQEGQELVCAAVSALTFNMTNSVEQFTEDSFEVDQEEKSGAFHFRFTSNISSGSQLLMNSLVLGLQDIEEEYGEPYIKIRFKEV, from the coding sequence ATGATAAGAGTAACCGTATTGGTTGATTCAGAACAGCATTATACAGGAATCCAGATGTTAGGACATGCCGGTTTATCTGATGATCATCAGGAAGGACAGGAACTTGTCTGTGCTGCGGTGTCAGCACTTACATTTAATATGACCAACAGCGTGGAACAGTTTACTGAAGATTCCTTTGAAGTAGACCAGGAAGAGAAGTCAGGTGCTTTTCATTTCCGTTTTACATCAAATATCAGTTCAGGATCACAACTCCTTATGAACTCTTTGGTATTGGGCTTACAAGATATTGAAGAAGAGTATGGAGAACCATATATTAAAATCCGATTTAAGGAGGTGTAA
- the rplU gene encoding 50S ribosomal protein L21 gives MYAIIATGGKQYKVAEGDIIKVEKLGVDAGEAVTFDQVLVVNNGELAVGCPTVAGATVTGTVVKEGKAKKVIVYKYKRKSGYHKKNGHRQSYTQVKIEKINA, from the coding sequence ATGTACGCGATTATTGCAACAGGTGGAAAGCAGTACAAAGTAGCGGAAGGCGATATCATTAAAGTGGAAAAGCTTGGTGTTGACGCTGGCGAAGCTGTCACATTTGACCAAGTACTTGTTGTTAACAATGGTGAATTAGCAGTTGGTTGCCCAACCGTAGCAGGTGCTACCGTAACAGGTACAGTTGTGAAGGAAGGCAAAGCTAAGAAGGTTATTGTTTACAAGTATAAGAGAAAATCCGGATACCATAAGAAAAATGGTCACAGACAGTCTTATACTCAGGTTAAGATCGAAAAGATCAATGCTTAA
- a CDS encoding TrkH family potassium uptake protein: MNKKVIIYLMGWILNIEAVFMLLPCITALIFRETSGYWFLAVMAVCGSIGIIFTRKKPENMVFFAKEGFVSVALSWIVLSFFGAMPFYLSGEIPRFEDAMFEVISGFTTTGSSILTDVESLSQCMIMWRSFTHWIGGMGVLVFILSILPLAGGYNMYIMKAESPGPSVGKLVPRVRSTAKILYTIYLFMTVLQIILLLIGGMPLFDSLAISFGTAGTGGFGIKNSSMAFYDSYYLQGVVTVFMILFGINFNVYHLLLTRHPKEAFRCEEARAYLGIITASVLFITFNIRGSFGSLFSAFHHAAFQVASIITTTGYSTVDFDLWPEFSKGILVALMFIGACAGSTGGGFKVSRVVILLKAVKKELGSLIHPRSVKVLKLDGKPIEHNVLRSINTFLCAYIVIFTFSVLIVSLDNFDFATNFTAVAATFNNIGPGLAGAGPLQNFSNFSALSKYVMMFDMLAGRLEVFPLLLIFAPSTWKNS, from the coding sequence ATGAATAAAAAAGTTATCATCTATCTGATGGGCTGGATTTTAAATATTGAGGCAGTTTTCATGTTGCTGCCGTGTATCACTGCATTGATCTTCAGAGAAACCAGCGGTTATTGGTTTCTGGCAGTTATGGCAGTCTGCGGAAGCATTGGAATTATATTTACACGAAAAAAACCTGAAAACATGGTTTTCTTTGCAAAAGAAGGTTTTGTTTCCGTTGCACTAAGCTGGATTGTCTTAAGCTTTTTTGGGGCAATGCCCTTTTATTTAAGTGGGGAGATCCCTAGATTTGAAGATGCCATGTTTGAGGTGATTTCCGGCTTTACGACAACTGGATCCAGTATTTTAACGGATGTGGAATCTCTTTCCCAATGCATGATTATGTGGAGGAGCTTTACCCACTGGATTGGCGGTATGGGGGTTCTGGTATTTATTTTATCCATCCTGCCTCTTGCAGGCGGTTATAATATGTATATTATGAAGGCAGAAAGCCCTGGCCCTTCCGTAGGGAAACTGGTGCCAAGGGTGCGGTCCACCGCTAAAATCCTTTATACAATCTATTTATTTATGACGGTGCTGCAGATTATTCTTCTGCTGATAGGAGGTATGCCGCTGTTTGACTCCCTGGCAATCAGCTTCGGAACAGCAGGTACCGGCGGATTTGGAATTAAAAACAGCAGTATGGCTTTTTATGACAGTTACTACCTGCAGGGAGTTGTTACCGTATTTATGATTTTATTCGGTATAAACTTTAATGTGTATCACCTGCTTTTAACCCGCCATCCCAAAGAAGCCTTCCGATGTGAGGAAGCCAGGGCATATCTTGGAATCATTACAGCGTCTGTTTTATTTATTACCTTTAATATCCGCGGCAGCTTTGGAAGTCTGTTTTCCGCGTTTCATCATGCGGCCTTCCAGGTGGCCTCGATTATTACAACAACGGGCTATTCAACCGTTGACTTTGATTTATGGCCGGAATTTTCAAAAGGGATTCTGGTTGCTCTCATGTTTATCGGTGCATGTGCAGGAAGTACGGGCGGAGGTTTTAAAGTATCAAGAGTCGTCATTCTTTTAAAGGCTGTAAAAAAAGAACTGGGATCCTTGATCCATCCCAGAAGCGTAAAGGTATTAAAGCTGGATGGAAAGCCCATTGAACATAATGTACTCCGGTCTATCAATACATTTTTATGTGCTTACATCGTAATTTTTACGTTCTCTGTCCTGATTGTCAGTCTGGATAACTTTGATTTTGCTACTAATTTTACTGCTGTTGCAGCAACCTTTAATAACATAGGACCAGGACTTGCAGGAGCAGGACCTCTCCAGAACTTCTCTAATTTTTCTGCTTTGTCTAAATATGTCATGATGTTTGACATGCTTGCGGGACGTTTGGAGGTATTCCCATTGTTATTGATTTTTGCACCTTCTACATGGAAAAATAGTTAA